ATCGCATTGTCGTGCTGCAACCTGCCCACCACAATGCCGGAAGCAATGCCGATCTTTTTTGCGAACCGGTTTATGGATGCATTATCTAAACTTCCGCCGGACAAAAAAGCCTTATATTCTCCGGCGGGAATGAGAACATCCTGGGCAAAACGGTCCGCTTCCTGCTCCGCCTTGCTCTCATGCTTATCCTTTTCCTCGATAAAAACCTCTCGTTTGCCGTGATAGAGAATGTGGCCCGCTTCATGGAAAAAGGTGAACCAGAGATGATCGTCGCTCTTTCCCCGAAGGCTGAGCTGGATCAGGGCCTTGCCCGGATTCAGCCAGCGAGTAACCCCATATACGCGTGTACCGGGAAGCTCAGGCACGAACGTCACCGCGACCCCAGCCTCGGCGCAAAGCTTTACCATCTCAGGTGTGAAGGTCTCCGGCGGTTTGTTCGTCAATGTCCTGATTTTATTAAGTGCGCCTTCAAATACCGCTGCGTCATGGGGCTTGGACTGGATCGCGGCAGCATCGATCTCGCCTTTTCGGAGCCATGCCGCCGTCGCAAACGGGCTGCTCTTGAAAGCCTCTGACTTTCGATATGCCGCCTGCGGACTCGTCCAGACAGCCTTCCATTCCTCGATTCCCGCAACGCCGAAGAAATTCAGCAGGACCTGCAGTTGTTTCAACTTTTCGTCTTCCTTCGAGATCCAGCCGAGTTTAACCAGTTGTGTGATCGGAAAGTTCTTAAGCCATGCCACCTGAGCTTGGAGGTGTTCTTCCTCCCTTATGCGAGCGTGTGCTTCCTGATAGTTCCTCTCCAGGTTGTTCCAGAATGAAGCCGGAATGCCAAGAACACGCTCGAGCTGAAGAGCGGTCTCCGCAGTAATAGCCGCCTTTGCTGTAATAATCTCGCTGATGGTCTTTTTCGGCCTGCCAGTGCGCTCCGCCAGTTCCGCCTGGCTCATGCCATATGCCTCAATGGTCTCGCGCAGGGTCTCTCCCGGTGGTATAGCGTAGTTCGGCCTATAAGAGCTTTGGATTTTATTACTCATGGGTATCAGTTACCTCAAGGATTTTTACTTTCGTTATTTTTTGCCAGTCTAGCCCCCCATCCTTCTTGCATGGCGGGTCGTCATAATCAGGGGCAATCAGCAGGCGGTAAGGGTACTTCACATCGAGTGAAATCTGCCCGAAACGGTTCCCTTTCAACTCGTGGGCCCGGATCTGGGGCAGCGCGCGCAGAGTTTCAAGCTGTTCCACCGCAGCCAGTTCCGTAAGTCTTCGGGCTATCAGCTTCGCCTGCTCAGGCCCATATCGACGCGTGAGGGCCTTCAGGTCATTGCATTCCTTTTCGAGTTTTCGGTTATGAAAGGATATTAGCATGTGCCGGCATTGCTGTCAATATAAATAACCCCAAGGGTTAATAGCAATAATGCTTTTTAAGTTCTCAATTCAAGCATTTCTGTGGAGCAATTTGAGGATACTATAAAGAGACGATCAAAGTAAAGCTGAAAGAAGGGAAGAGTTGAAGCCAAAAAAAGCGGAAAAGGCTCAAGCATCAGGCCACTACATCAAATTCACCGGGTCCACATCCACGATCACCTTGACCCTCCTGCCGTACTTCTCCTCCACCGCGTTCCTTCCCTCGATCGCAAGGGACCGGATCTTGTCCCGTTTTTGGGAGAGCAGCAGCAGATGGAACCGATACTGTCCGCGCACCCGGGAGATCGGCGCCGGGGCGGGACCAAGGAGCACCGTGTCCTTGCCGCGCATCAGACTGCGGATGCGGTTCTGCGCCGTTCTGGCCGCTTCGCCGGCAAGCGATTCCTGCGCGCCCTTGATCTCGATCTTGATGAAGCGGCCGATCGGCGGATAGCCAAGCTGCGTGCGGTACACGATCTCCTCATTGTAGAACCCTTCGTAATCGTGCGTCATGCTGTGTTGGACCGAGTAATGGTTCGGGTTCATGGTCTGGATGATCACCTCTCCTCCCAGCGCGCCCCTGCCCGCCCTGCCCGCGGCCTGGGTGACGAGCTGAAACGTCTTCTCGGCGGCGCGAAAGTCGGGCAGGTTCAACCCCACGTCGGCATCCACCACGCCGACAAGCGTCACGGCCGGGAAATCGTGTCCCTTGGCGATCATCTGCGTGCCGAGCAGAATGTCGACCTCCCGGCGGTCCACCTTGCGAAGCAACGTCTCGTAGGCCTGCCTGCCCTTGACCGAGTCGCTGTCCATCCGCAGGATGCGAGCTGCCGGGAAAAGCGCCTGCAGTTCCTCTTCGATCTTCTGCGTGCCTGATCCCAGCAGTTTCATCGTAAGGCCCGAACAGGCCGGACACGTGTCCGGCGGCCGGGTGAGGAAACCGCAATAGTGGCATTTCAGCGTCCGCTCCGCTTTATGGAACGTGAGGGACACGCTGCAGCTCGGGCATTTGACGGCAATGCCGCAGTCGCCGCAGATAAGAACGGAAGAAAATCCACGGCGGTTCAGCAGCAGAAGAGACTGTTCGTTCCGGGCGAGCCGCTGCGTGATATGTTCGATGAGCAGGGGCGAATAGAGCGAAGTCCTCGGCAGGGTCTTTACGTCGATGACCGTAACCGCGGGCATGGGGCGGTGGTCCACGCGATCAGCCAGGTGGAGATACTGGTATTTGCCCGATCGAGCGTTGTAATAGCTTTCAAGGGACGGCGTCGCGGAACCGAGGACCGCGACAGCGTCCAGAAGCTTCGCGCGCATGATCGCGACGTCACGCGCGCTGTACCGGAGACCTTCATCCTGCTTGTACGAGTTCTCATGCTCTTCGTCCACGATGATGAGCCCGATGCTTTTAAAAGGCGCAAATACTGCCGAGCGCGCGCCGATGGCCACGTCCACCTGTCCGGCCTGGATGCGGCGGTATTCGTCGGCCCGCTCGCGGTCCGTCAGCCCGCTGTGCAATACCGCCACCCGGTCGCCGAAGCGTCCCTTGAACCGGGCAAGCAGCTGCGGCGTGAGCGCGATCTCCGGCACCAGCACAATGGCCCCTTTTCCCGTGTCAGCGAGCCCGCTGATGGCGTGAAGATAAACCTCGGTCTTGCCGCTCCCGGTCACGCCGTGCAGGAGAAATACGTTGAACGATTTGCCGGCGACCGACTCGTTGATCCGGCGCACGGCCTCGGACTGAGCGGGCATAAGCCCGGGCGGCACGCTCGGACTGAACTCCCCGGCGTCCGGCTTTTCATCCGCTTCCTTCTCGATGATCGTCGCGATCTTTGCGTCGCACAAGGACCTGATGGTGGCCGGAGAATAATCATCCAGGTCATCCATGCCCATGATCTGCCGATCGCACAGGAGTAGCAGAAGCGCTCTCTGCTTCGGCCCGCGGACAGACCCCATATCGTGGTCACCCGCAACGATCTGCAAGTATCGTTTCTTCTTCGGTTTTGCGCGCGACAGGGCCTTCGGCACGAGCGCTTCGATGGTCTGGCCAAGAGGATGCAGGTAATAGTCGGACATCCAGCGGGCAAGGGCAAAAAGTTCGGTCGGAAGCGGGTTGTCGAGCACCTCGATCACGGTCTTGAGACCCGCGACTTCGGCCTTGCCGGGGAAGCCGATGACCGTCCCCGTGATGCGCCTGCTCCCGAACGGCACGAGCACACGCGAGCCCGGGACAAGGCGTCCCCGCATCTCCTGCGGCACTCGATAGTGAAATGTCTTATGAACAGCGACGCCGACAGCTATATCTACGACAGGGTCGGGCATAGGGTTAGGAAGGGGGTTCAAGAACCCAGGGGGAGGACCAATTTTTCAGGTTTTTGTTTATTTTCTTCCGCCTTCTGCGGTTTTTCCGTGACCACGTCCTTGACATCCTTCATTTCCTTGTTGCTCAGGATGTCCTTCAGTTCGCTCATGAACTCGTTGATGTCACGGAAAGACCGGTAGACGGAGGCGAAGCGGACATAGGCAACCTCGTCAAGCTTGTGCAGACGTTCCATCACTTCCTCGCCCACCATCGTGCTCGGAAGCTCCTTGAGCCCCTTTTCCTGGAGAGCTTTCTCGATCTCTTCAACGGTCCGCTCGAGCATCTCCATGCTGATGGGCCTTTTTTCGCAGGCCTTCTTGAGGCCGTTCAGGATCTTCAGGCGGTCAAAGGGCTCGCGCCGGCCGTCCTTCTTTATGACCGAGGGAAGCACTTCCTCTACCCGCTCGTAGGTGGTGAACCGCCCCTCGCACTTGAGGCACTCGCGCCGCCTGCGGATGGATTCGCCTTCTTTTCCCATCCGGGAGTCAACGACCTTGTTATCGAGGCTGGAACAGTAGGGACAACGCATAGGACCCTTCAGAAATATCGATGGACGATGGATGACCGCTCGCGCCGCTCGCTAGGACGATGGACGTATTTTTTTCTCGTCCCTCGTCCCTCGTCCGTCGTCCTTCTTGTATTGCGTGATTTCTAAGCCTGACTCTTTCAGCATCTCTTCGGCGAGTTTGTCCGGATACCCGTCCTCGAAGATAATGTGCTTGACGCCCGAGTTGATGATCATCTTGGCGCAGATACCGCACGGCTGGTTCGTACAGTAGAGCGTGGCGCCATCGATGTTCGTCCCGTGCCTGGCGGCCTGAATGATGGCATTCTGCTCCGCATGCAGACCGCGGCAGATCTCGTGCCGCTCGCCCGAGGGGATGCCCATCTGCTCGCGCAGACACCCGCGATCGAGACAATGCTCGATGCCCGACGGGGCGCCGTTGTAGCCCGTGGCGAGAATGTTCTTGTCCTTCACGAGCACGGCCCCGACCTGGCGGCGGAGACAGGTGGCCCGCTTCTTCACCAGGTGCGCGATCTCCATGAAATATTCGTCCCAGGTTGGTCTTGTCATAAGGCGTCCATTGGAAATTGAAAGTTGAAAATTGGAAATTGGAAATTTCTGAAAAATGGAGCAGCCCTATTATTCAATCTCAAATCTCCAATTTACCCGTGCCCAGCGCTTACGAGTGCCCGCGCGAGTGCAGGGTGCAATCTTCAATTTCCAATGAGGTGTTCTACACTCCCACGCTCTCTCCCGCGAATAGCGGGAACTTACTGCAGAATGCCTTCGTCCGCGCCTTGATCGCGGCCAGCTTTTCCGGGGACTTTCCATTGGCGAGAACTTCACAGATGAGATTGCCGATAAACTTCATCTCCGGTTCGCGCATGCCGCGCGTGGTTACGATCGGCGTGCCGAGCCGGATGCCGCTCGTAACCACGGGCGACTTCTGGTCATAGGGTATGCTGTTCTTGTTCACCGTGATCCCGGCGGCATCGAGCGCGATCTCGGCGTCCTGCCCGGTAATGTCCTTGGGCGACAGATCAACGAGCATCAGATGGTTGTCCGTGCCGCCGGAAACGATACGGAACCCGTCAGCCACGAGCACCTCGGAAAGGGCGCGGGCGTTCTTCACTACCTGTTGCTGGTAGTCCTTAAACTCGGGTTTGAGCGCCTCTTTGAATGAAACGGCCTTGGCAGCGATCACGTGTACCAGCGGGCCGCCCTGGGTGCCGGGAAAGATGGCCTTGTCCACGGCCTTGCCGAACTTTTCCTTGCACATGATCATTCCGCCGCGCGGACCTCTGAGCGTTTTGTGGGTCGTGGTCGTGACAAAATCCGCGTACGGCGCCGGGTTCGGATGCTCTCCCGCGGCTACCAACCCTGCTATGTGAGCAATATCGGCCATGAGATAAGCGCCGACCTTGTCCGCGATCTTTCGGAACCGCGCGAAGTCGATGATTCTCGAATACGCGCTGTACCCGCATACGATCATCCTGGGTATGTGCTCCACCGCAAGCCGCTCCACTTCATCATAGTTGATCAACTCGGTCTTTTTGTCCACTCCGTAGGCAAAGGACTTGTAGAGCGTTCCCGAGAAACTCACGCTGGCCCCGTGGGTCAGGTGGCCGCCGTGGGCGAGCCCCATGCCGAGGATTTTGTCTCCGGGCTTGAGCACGCTGTAGTAGGCCGCCATGTTCGCCGAGGAGCCGGAGTGGGGCTGGACGTTCACGTACTCCGCACCGAAAAGCTGCTTTGCCCGCTCGATGGCGAGAAATTCCACGACGTCGGCATATTCGCACCCGCCGTAATAGCGCCGGTTCGGATATCCCTCAGCGTACTTGTTCGTGAACACCGAGCCTTGCGCTTCGAGCACCGCCCGGCTCACATAATTTTCCGACGCGATGAGGACGATCTTGGAAAGCTCTCGCTCCTCCTCGCCTTTGATCGCCTGGTAGACCTCGGGGTCCTGCTGTTTCAATTCTGACATGCTATTGTCCTTTTAACTTTTATCTACTCAAATCAAAATCTGTTAGCCGCGAAAGAACCCCCGATAAGACATTTCGAGGGCAGGCTCCAGGAACGCAGAGAGCTTTTACCAATGAACTACATGAACTTGCGGCTTCTTCTTTGAGATCTTTGCGTTCTTTTGCGGCCAACCTGAGCAGTGACTTTAAATTTATCTATTTTATCTTATCCAGTCGCAGTTGATGCCGGCCGCCTTCGAACTCCGTTTCGAGCCACGTCTTCACGATCTCGAGCGCAACGCCCTTGCCGATGACGCGTTCGCCCATGACCAAAACATTTGCGTCATTGTGCAGCCGGCTCATCCGCGCTGTGAAGTGGTCATGGCAAAGCGCTGCCCGCACCTTCGGATACCGGTTGGCCGTGATCGACATGCCGATGCCCGTGCCGCAGATCAGGATGCCGCGATCAACCGCCTTGTTCGATACGGCCTCGGAGACCTTTTTCCCGTAGTCCGGATAGTCCACGGAGTCCTTCGTTGCCGTGCCGAAATCCGAGACCTCGACCGTCTTGACCGTCTGGAGGTATTTAATGACCTCTTGCTTTAGTTCAAAGCCGCCGTGATCCGCACCGATCGCCAGTTTCATGATAGAATCCGTCCTTTTCGTAGACGCTGATATTAACATCTCAGCTGTTTTAGTGTCAAGGAAAATACCGGATGACGACAAGCTGTTTTACATGAGCCTCATCGGTAATTTAGCGCCTAGCAGGTTGCTGAAAAACGTTCCGTTTACCCTTCGACAGGCTCAGGGCGAACGGAACGGGCATTGAAATTGTTGTTCCTTATCCGTTCGTGGTGAGCTTGTCGAACCACTCTAATGACTTTTTCAGCAACCTGCTAGGAATTGTCGCTCGTTTCATAAAGGATCATGCTCAGCACCGCCATGGCCGCCGTCTCGGTGCGCAGGATGTTCTGCCCCAGGCTCACGAGAGAGAAACCCCTTTCTTTTGCCATCTCCGCCTCGTGCGCGGAAAACCCGCCTTCGGGGCCGATGAGAACGACGACGTTCTTGATGCCGGGATTCGCACGAAGGATTTCCTTAATAGGGACAGTACCTTCTTCCCAGGGGAGAAGGAGCAGGGTTCGGGGTTCAGGGTTCAGGGGCCGAAGAAAATCAGAGAATGATACTATTCGACCGACCTGTGGTATGTCCGGTCTGTTGCACTGCATCGCGGCTTCGCGGCAGATCTTCTGCCACCGCGAAACACGTTTCTCTTCATCCTTGATTTTTACGATGGTCCGTTCGGTCACGAGCGGGACGATTGTCGCAACGCCAAGTTCCGTGGCCTTCTGCACGATCCAGTCCATCTTGTCGGACTTGGGCAGCCCCTGGCCAAGGATGATGAGGGGTTCACGGATCTCCCGCTTCGATCGGGCCTTCACGTCGGTTGTGATATCGGACTTGGTGACCTGCGCTATGTTCACTGAATACTCGGTGCCCTTGCCGTCGCACAGCAGAAGCTCGTCGCCTGTCTTCATGCGAAGGACCTTCACGATATGACTCACGTCCTCGCCGGAGACGGTGATACTCTGGCCACTGACCTGATTGGGAGATATGAAAAAACGGGGTGGTTTTGGCATGATGTCTTTCTCACCACGGAATGGCACAGATGAACACGGAAAAGATGAAAATTCTAACATCTACTTCTTTAATTAGGAGAAATGGAGAAAACGACGGGGAAATGGGGATACCTTCTTAGTTGTTTATATCTCCCTTTCTCTACTTCCCCCTTTCTCCTTAAGCCTTTCATGCTTTTAGGTCTTCGGCTTCGGTGCTTCGGTCCGTGGTTTGCCGCCCCTTCGCCGCCTTCGCCGCGTTGGTTTCGCTTTTTTCTCGGCGCTTATGAGTATCTCTTTTTTTTCATCCTTTGAGAGCGGATTCGTTTTGATGAATTCTTTCCACCAGGCGCGGAGTTCCTTGTGCTCGCTCGTGGTCTCGCTCGTAAAACGAAAATACTCGAAAGCATCGACAAAACCGGGCCGCCGCAGAAAATAGCGGGGGTATTTCCCTTCCCGCTTTTCGAACCGCTGCTGATCCCAGTACATATCGCGCATCGACAACCCGATCTTCTTGGGGATCTGCACCCGTTGCGTCTGTTCCAGCATGATCCCGGTCACTGCTTTCGTCATGGCATCCAGCGCAGGTGCGCCTTGTCTCCTCAACTCGGCGGCTTTCCCCTCGATCACCTGTCCGAACATGAGCGCGAACAGAATATGCGGCGGTATCTGCCTGCCAGCCTGCACGCAGGCGTCCACCCACTCGAACGCCTTGCCGATCCAGACATGCGGGAAGCCGTCGGACTCCGTGTCCACCCACTCGTTCAGACGAGGAAAGATCACGCCGAAGAGGCCTGTCTTCCTGAGGAGCTGATAGGTCTTCTCGCCCTCGCCGAGCAAAAAGAGCTTGAGGACCTCCTCGTACATCCGGGACGGAGAGGCAAGCGCCACGTGGTCTTTCAGCTCCAGCATGGCGCGATAGGTTTTCTCTTCGATCTCGAACCCAAGCAGGGCCGCGAACCGCACCGCACGGACCATGCGCACGGGGTCCTCGGTGAACCGTACCAGGGGATCACCGATGATGCGGATGAGCCCGCGTTCGAGGTCCTGCATCCCGCCCACGTAGTCGATGACGGAGAAGTCGGCAATATTGTAAAACATCGCGTTTACGGTGAAGTCTCGCCTGAGGGCGTCTTCTTCCGGCGTGCCGAAGACATTGTCCCTGAGGATCATACCGCCCTCGGTCTTGAGCATGCGCGGCGGCTTGGGCCTGACTGGGACCGTCGTCTGTGTCCCGGAAGTTACAATCCCTGAATCTTTCACCACAGAGGCCTGCCCTGAGCCCTGCCGAAGGGACGCAGAGGAAATCATTGGTAGTGGAATATTGCCCTCACTCTGATCTGAC
The nucleotide sequence above comes from Nitrospirota bacterium. Encoded proteins:
- a CDS encoding HigA family addiction module antitoxin, producing MSNKIQSSYRPNYAIPPGETLRETIEAYGMSQAELAERTGRPKKTISEIITAKAAITAETALQLERVLGIPASFWNNLERNYQEAHARIREEEHLQAQVAWLKNFPITQLVKLGWISKEDEKLKQLQVLLNFFGVAGIEEWKAVWTSPQAAYRKSEAFKSSPFATAAWLRKGEIDAAAIQSKPHDAAVFEGALNKIRTLTNKPPETFTPEMVKLCAEAGVAVTFVPELPGTRVYGVTRWLNPGKALIQLSLRGKSDDHLWFTFFHEAGHILYHGKREVFIEEKDKHESKAEQEADRFAQDVLIPAGEYKAFLSGGSLDNASINRFAKKIGIASGIVVGRLQHDNAIHFSKGNSLKTHFRFTHADTMR
- a CDS encoding killer suppression protein — its product is MLISFHNRKLEKECNDLKALTRRYGPEQAKLIARRLTELAAVEQLETLRALPQIRAHELKGNRFGQISLDVKYPYRLLIAPDYDDPPCKKDGGLDWQKITKVKILEVTDTHE
- the priA gene encoding primosomal protein N', whose product is MRGRLVPGSRVLVPFGSRRITGTVIGFPGKAEVAGLKTVIEVLDNPLPTELFALARWMSDYYLHPLGQTIEALVPKALSRAKPKKKRYLQIVAGDHDMGSVRGPKQRALLLLLCDRQIMGMDDLDDYSPATIRSLCDAKIATIIEKEADEKPDAGEFSPSVPPGLMPAQSEAVRRINESVAGKSFNVFLLHGVTGSGKTEVYLHAISGLADTGKGAIVLVPEIALTPQLLARFKGRFGDRVAVLHSGLTDRERADEYRRIQAGQVDVAIGARSAVFAPFKSIGLIIVDEEHENSYKQDEGLRYSARDVAIMRAKLLDAVAVLGSATPSLESYYNARSGKYQYLHLADRVDHRPMPAVTVIDVKTLPRTSLYSPLLIEHITQRLARNEQSLLLLNRRGFSSVLICGDCGIAVKCPSCSVSLTFHKAERTLKCHYCGFLTRPPDTCPACSGLTMKLLGSGTQKIEEELQALFPAARILRMDSDSVKGRQAYETLLRKVDRREVDILLGTQMIAKGHDFPAVTLVGVVDADVGLNLPDFRAAEKTFQLVTQAAGRAGRGALGGEVIIQTMNPNHYSVQHSMTHDYEGFYNEEIVYRTQLGYPPIGRFIKIEIKGAQESLAGEAARTAQNRIRSLMRGKDTVLLGPAPAPISRVRGQYRFHLLLLSQKRDKIRSLAIEGRNAVEEKYGRRVKVIVDVDPVNLM
- the nrdR gene encoding transcriptional regulator NrdR gives rise to the protein MRCPYCSSLDNKVVDSRMGKEGESIRRRRECLKCEGRFTTYERVEEVLPSVIKKDGRREPFDRLKILNGLKKACEKRPISMEMLERTVEEIEKALQEKGLKELPSTMVGEEVMERLHKLDEVAYVRFASVYRSFRDINEFMSELKDILSNKEMKDVKDVVTEKPQKAEENKQKPEKLVLPLGS
- a CDS encoding cytidine/deoxycytidylate deaminase family protein, whose translation is MTRPTWDEYFMEIAHLVKKRATCLRRQVGAVLVKDKNILATGYNGAPSGIEHCLDRGCLREQMGIPSGERHEICRGLHAEQNAIIQAARHGTNIDGATLYCTNQPCGICAKMIINSGVKHIIFEDGYPDKLAEEMLKESGLEITQYKKDDGRGTRDEKKIRPSS
- a CDS encoding serine hydroxymethyltransferase, with product MSELKQQDPEVYQAIKGEEERELSKIVLIASENYVSRAVLEAQGSVFTNKYAEGYPNRRYYGGCEYADVVEFLAIERAKQLFGAEYVNVQPHSGSSANMAAYYSVLKPGDKILGMGLAHGGHLTHGASVSFSGTLYKSFAYGVDKKTELINYDEVERLAVEHIPRMIVCGYSAYSRIIDFARFRKIADKVGAYLMADIAHIAGLVAAGEHPNPAPYADFVTTTTHKTLRGPRGGMIMCKEKFGKAVDKAIFPGTQGGPLVHVIAAKAVSFKEALKPEFKDYQQQVVKNARALSEVLVADGFRIVSGGTDNHLMLVDLSPKDITGQDAEIALDAAGITVNKNSIPYDQKSPVVTSGIRLGTPIVTTRGMREPEMKFIGNLICEVLANGKSPEKLAAIKARTKAFCSKFPLFAGESVGV
- the rpiB gene encoding ribose 5-phosphate isomerase B; this translates as MKLAIGADHGGFELKQEVIKYLQTVKTVEVSDFGTATKDSVDYPDYGKKVSEAVSNKAVDRGILICGTGIGMSITANRYPKVRAALCHDHFTARMSRLHNDANVLVMGERVIGKGVALEIVKTWLETEFEGGRHQLRLDKIK
- a CDS encoding 16S rRNA (uracil(1498)-N(3))-methyltransferase translates to MPKPPRFFISPNQVSGQSITVSGEDVSHIVKVLRMKTGDELLLCDGKGTEYSVNIAQVTKSDITTDVKARSKREIREPLIILGQGLPKSDKMDWIVQKATELGVATIVPLVTERTIVKIKDEEKRVSRWQKICREAAMQCNRPDIPQVGRIVSFSDFLRPLNPEPRTLLLLPWEEGTVPIKEILRANPGIKNVVVLIGPEGGFSAHEAEMAKERGFSLVSLGQNILRTETAAMAVLSMILYETSDNS
- a CDS encoding poly(A) polymerase; the protein is MSPIKPTIIPRSKHAISRDWISRNAVRVLYKLKEHGYFAYLVGGGVRDLLLGREPKDFDIATNATPGELKKTFRNCRLIGRRFRLAHVHFHDEIIEVATFRSMVSDEPVEGEVALHPEQPQVIQSSVSDQSEGNIPLPMISSASLRQGSGQASVVKDSGIVTSGTQTTVPVRPKPPRMLKTEGGMILRDNVFGTPEEDALRRDFTVNAMFYNIADFSVIDYVGGMQDLERGLIRIIGDPLVRFTEDPVRMVRAVRFAALLGFEIEEKTYRAMLELKDHVALASPSRMYEEVLKLFLLGEGEKTYQLLRKTGLFGVIFPRLNEWVDTESDGFPHVWIGKAFEWVDACVQAGRQIPPHILFALMFGQVIEGKAAELRRQGAPALDAMTKAVTGIMLEQTQRVQIPKKIGLSMRDMYWDQQRFEKREGKYPRYFLRRPGFVDAFEYFRFTSETTSEHKELRAWWKEFIKTNPLSKDEKKEILISAEKKAKPTRRRRRRGGKPRTEAPKPKT